The nucleotide window ACCTCGCAGGCCTTTATCGGCGATACCCCCGGCACAAACCACGTCACACTAGTCCTCGGGCAGCTCTTCGACGGTATCTGCCCGGACACCGTGCACACGTGCACCTTCGATAGCCCTTCCGGTATCCTCCTGTACACGGCGGCAACGCCGTTTTCCTCGGCCTTTAGCGAATCTATGATATCGAACATAAGCGGCGCGGCTGCTGTCCTGCCTATGAAGGCCGGGTTGCCCTCGCCGCCAAAGTTCCCGACCCATACCGCGAGCACATAGGGCCCGAACACTCCAACACTCCACGCATCCCTGAACGCGTACGATGTGCCGGTCTTCCAGTAAACAGGAGGACTGTCCTCGGCAAGCTTTGCCGCAAAATCGCTCTTATCGGGCCTCGGAGCGTCCTTAAGCATATCGAGCGTCAGGTACGCGGCCTCGGGGCTAAGGAGCTTCTTTTTTTCGCCTGCCGCGTCCCTGACGCCGGCTATCACTTTAAGCTCCCTTAGCTCGCCTTCGTTTGCGAGCATCGCGTACATGCGGACAAGGTCCTCCATCGTCACCTCTATCCCGCCAAGCACAAGCGCCAGGCCGTAGAAGTTCTCCTCTCTTAGCCTTCCTACACCTGAGTCCTTTATAAGATTATAGAGCCTGTGCTCGGAGAGCCTGTTGGCCACGTCCACGGCAGGAACGTTCCTGCTTTTTATAAGAGCCTCGGCAGCGCTTATGGGGCCTGAAAACTCGCCGTCGAAGTTCTCGGGGTTATAGGCGTGAAAACCAAGCGGGGCATCCTTTAACATGGTCATAGGGTGTATGAGCCCCTCGTCTATGCCAAGGGCGTAGACAAAGGGCTTTAGCGCAGAACCAGGCGAGCGGTAAGAAACAGTGCCGTTTACCTGCCCTTCTATTGCGTCGTTGAAGAAGTCCGCCGAGCCCACGGAAGCAACAACCTCCATGGTGCGGAAATCAACGAGCATTGCGCTCGCATTATAAATGCCGATACGCCGTTTTTTCTCGATATATGCCTTGAGCCTTCTGTCGAGAAGTTTTTCCAGCCCCAAATCGAGCGAGGTAACAAGACGCTCGCCTTTTTTCTTTCTTAGCACAAAGTCCACGAAGTGCGGGGCAAGAAAAGGCAGCTCAGAAGGCTCACTTACGGTCATCGGCAGCTTTAACGTGCCTTCCTTGTCTTTGTCCTCCGGGTGCGCCTTTATCCATCTCTCGAAGAGCGCGGTCCTTGCCTCTATGAGCTCTGCGTTGGATAAATCCGTATCCTCAAACGGCGTCCTCGCAGCCGGGTTTTGCGGTATTATGGCAAGTGTGAGTGCCTCATGCACGGTAAGCTTCGATGCGTTCTTTTTAAAGTACACCTCGCTTGCCGCTCCGGCGCCTTCGACGTTCCTGCCGTAAGGGACAAGGTTCAAATACGCCTCGAGTATTTCATCCTTCGAGTAATAACGCTCTATCTGTACGGCCCTGAATATCTGAAGTAGCTTTCCACCGATGGTCCTTGAATCGATTGAGTAACGAACCCTCGCAAGCTGCATCGTTACAGTCGAAGCGCCGATGCGCCTGGATTTGACGAGATAGGTCTGCCACGCGCCCCTTATAAGAGAAACAGGGTTAATCCCCGGGTGCCAGTAAAAATACCTGTCTTCGTAGAGAAGTGTGGCCTCTTTCAAATAAGGCGATATCTCGGAGAGCGGAACGAAAAGACGGTACTTATCATCTGGTGAGAGCGTAAGCCTAAGGAGGCTGCCGTTTCTGTCATACACTGCGCGAGAGAGGCCAACGCCGCCAAGAAGGTCCGGGCGCGGCATGAACACGTAAAACAAAACAGCCGCCGCTAACGTTATAGCGGCGGCCTTTAGAACCCTGCTTCGAAGTTTCTTCAAATCCACGATAAAACTACCTGTCGGTTACGGTTATCTTCGCGCCAAGAGACCTTGCCTTGATTTTCTTATCATACATGGACTCGCCAAAGGCCGGAGGAACGGCATACGTGCCCTTGTTGGTCGCCTTTATCTTATAGATGAACTCGCTTACAGAGTCCGTCACCGTGCCAAAGAACACCACCCTGTCTTCACGCATATCGACGTACTCGGCATTAAAGCCGCCCTTCTTGGAATTCAGCACGGGCTCGAACCCTCCTGGCAGGAGATCGACTATCGCGGCATTCGGGATCGTCTTTGCCCCGACGGCGCGTATTTTCAGGCGCACCTCTATCTCGCCGCCAAGTGTCGTTGCATCCACCACCTTGCCGCTCTCATCCCTGTACTCGCGCTGCACCTCGAGCGATTCCTTTATCTCGGAGGCCGGCATCGCGGAATCGAACCCTGCCTCGGTCGTCTGGTAGAAGAGATAGAACTCTCCATCGGCGCCAAAGCGTATCTTCTTTGCCTTATCCGAGAACTTCACGACCGGGAAGAGGCCTTCCGGAACCACAAGCGGCTTTAAGGCCGAATCCGCGCCTATCTCGCCAATGGATATCTTTACCGCGGTCTTCGAACCTGCCACGGCGGCGTAAGCATCGAGCGCTAGAATTGCGTTCGAAGAAGTGAAGGTGTTATAGTTGCCTCCCACAATCGAATCCACTATCCTCATAAGATGCTCCGGCTTTATGTCCTCGGCCTTTTCGTAGAAATGGCGCGACACGATATAAAGATATAGGGAATCCATGAGGAGCGAATCCGTAAAACTGTTCAATGCATAGTCCGAAGAGTAGCGCTTACCGGGGTCGTATCCTTTTATAAGGGCCTTTGCCTGCGAATCCTGCTTAAGAAGCTTGTATGTCGCGGCAACGTAAAGGGCTATCGCATCCGACTTCCACTCTTTGCCGAACCTCGAATCCAGTTCCTTTACGAAGTTATTTAAGTAATTCGTCGAGACAACGCCGCTTCTGGTGAGCACATAGAGCGCGTACGCCATGTTTCTCGCGTACCCCATGTGCCCGAGGTCGTCGTCCATCATGTTCCTCAGGTAATTAAGTCCGTTGTCGATTAGATCCTGCGGCACGGGGTAGCCCTTCTCCTTTGCCTCAAGGAGGAAGTGCATTGCGTATACCGACATGTGCGGCGCGGTAAAGCTGTTGGCCGCCCAGTAGCCAAACGCGCCCTCCTGGTTTTGCCTGGACCTGAGTATCCAGATTGCCTCGGAAAGGCTCGTCTCCACGTCTCCGGGGGCGTAGCCGAACTCGGCCCTTCCCATCAGCACAACGGCAGGGAATGCCTTGCTTACCACCTGCTCGGTGCAGCCGTACGGGAATTTATTAAGATAGCCGATAAGCCCTCTTGATATGCCAAGCGGAAGCACCGATGCCGAAGCATCGGTGGTCCTAAACTCCTTATACATCGGCCTGCCAACCGGCACGTCCTTGGTCTTGTCCTTGAAGTAACCCGTATTTAGCGTGACCATGTAGGGCACCGGCGGCCTCACGCTCGTCGTCGAAACATAGCGCGTCTTCTTGTCCTTGTACGAGGCCTTGAACTCTATCGATGCGGCCCCGAGAGCGGTCCTGCCTCTAACCTTGAAGCTCACGCTTGCGTCGCGGCCCTCGCTTATCTTTATCTTACGCTCGGCGCCGTCTAGCATCTCAAGGTGCTCGGATGGAGCGGCGCTAAGCGTTATCTCCGCGTCCTTACCCGAGCCCTCGGCGTTATTGGCAACCGAGACGCTCACTATAAACTCATCCCCCGGAGCTACAAAGGACGGGACGTTTGGCTGTATGACAAAGTGCCCTCTTACCGTGGATTTTTTCTCGGTAGCGCCTACGGCGTCCCTGGATACAGCAACGGCCATGACTCTTAGCGTGCCGTTAAAATAAGAGGGCATGTCGTAGGTAAGCTCCTTTTCGCCCGGGCCCACGTCCTTTATGCCCGACCAGTATGCTACCGGAAGCTCGCGTTTACGCCTGAAGGGGTTAAGGTTTTTCCCGAGAGCTTCCTTTTTCATTTCATAATCTTCGTCGCCGCCGGCGGCGCTTACGGCCATGACGGTGTTGAACTCCGGAAGCAGAAGGTCCAGTATCTGCGCGGTAGAGACCTCGAGGGCGCGCTTCTCGAAGTAATGAGATAGCGGGTCCGGGGTACGGTACTTAGCCACCTGAAGTATGCCCTCGTCGACCGCGAACACCACGACCTTTCCCGGGACCTTGCTCTTGTACTTTATCTTAAATGGCTCTCCCGGACGCGCCACTTCCGGGGCATCGAGCTCGACCTTGATGTTGCGCTTATCCCTGCTAAGCGTAAACGGCGCGATGCCGTAGCTAAGCGGGCTCATGAATACTTCGTCCGAGTTTATGGACCTCACGAAGGTCACGTTCACGTACCCGTTACCCTCGAGCCCCGAAGGCGCCGGAATGCTCACAACAGAGCTCGTGGTAGAGGTCTTGAACCACCTGTGCGCATAGACCTTGTCCCTCTCAATCGTTATGAGGCCTGTGCCTGTGTAGGGCGCTTTCACGGAAACAAGGATCTCCTCGCCCGGTGAGTAGTCCTTTTTATTTAACGTTATCTCGAGCTCCGCATTCTTTTCTATGTCCTGCGAGACATTGGCAGAGCCGACGACCGTGTACCTCACCTTGTTTAACTCTGTGCCCGAGGCATCCTCTATCACAACAGAGAAGTTCCCCGGCTTCGAGGTCTGAAGCTTGTACGCCGTGCCCTTTGAATCAATCTTGAGCGCGCCATCGCTCACAAACGATTCCTTGAAAACCGACTTGTACTTATAGAGGCCGTTTGCCTCCTTTACAAGGGACGACACGTAGCGGCCTTCCATAAGCCTGGCCTTCAGGCCCGAGAGCTCTACCTTCTTGAGTTCCTTGTTAACGGCTATGAAGTCGACGCTTCTATCGCTATTCTTGTTTATAAAGTTAAGCGCTCCGTCGGCCTTATAGCCAACGACCGCCTCAAGCGGCGATACCATTATCATGTTCGACGACACGACACTTCTGCCGCCCTCGGGCTCAAAGGCCTCTGCCGTGAAGTTAAGAACGTACGTTGCCTTTGCATACTTCGATAGATCCACGTCGAATTCGACTGTGCCGTCATCGGTGGTTTTCTTCGCATCCAGGCGGTCTGTGTAGCTGCCCTTGGTCTTGAGCTGTTCATAGAGCGGGTCGAAGAAACGGTAATCCTTATACCCTCTAAACGACACGGCCTCGGGATGAAGCTCTACCTCTGCCTCCACGTCGCGCCCGGCAGCCGGGGTGCCGTAGAGGTTCTTTACCGTAACAATGCCCTTTATCCCTTCTGGCGATACCCAGCCGCCGAGAGCGTCCTTCGAGAACCTGGTCTGTATGTTCATGCGATCCGGGATGAACTCCTCGACCTTTACCGAGGTGGAGCCAAGAAGGCTCGAGCGGTAGCCGTCCTTTATGATATAGACGCGTACCTCGTAGTTGCCAGTAGGCGAGTTCTCGCCGGTCTTATAGCTTATCTCGTCAAAGCCGCTTGCCGGGAGCGTGAACTTTTCCCTTTTAACAACAAGCCCTCTCGGGTCGGTGACCGTTGCCTCGAGCGGCACGCCGCCAACGCCCTTATCCCAGTCATTGGCCTTTACTATGAGCCCTATGTTAAACTTATCGCCCGGCCTGTAGATGCCGCGGTCGGAGAAGAGATACGCGTTTAGCGTATCGCCTCTGCCGTACGAGTACACGCCTCCGACATCGAAGCGCGAGTAATTTACCTTCCTGTCGTATTTTTCATAAGGCAGGAACGACAGGTCTCCGCCTTTTTTCACGACATATACGGTCGGTGTCTTTTCCCGCTCAAGGCCCGTAAGGTTCGCAAACGACACGCTGCCGCCGCCGCTCGTGTACTTCGTCGCAACGGGCATGCCGTTTTTCCCGAGCACACTTACCTCTGCGCCTTCGACGGCGTGGCCGCCGTGCACGGAAACAACGAACACATCACTTGTCTTGTCGCTGTTCTTCTTCTCTACGATTCCAAGATCGGTCACAAGTATCATGCGCTTGGCGCTTGGCCCTGTTGTGTAATTGCCGGAAGGGTTCCAGCCTAAGACCTCGAAGAAGAATATGCCCTTTCTGCCCGCCTTGGCAAGGTACTTCGAGAAATCGAAGGAGAAGTACTGTGTTTTTTGCGGCGGCAGCTTCTTTAGCGTAATTATCTCGGAATACCTTTCTGTAATGTTATCTTCGTTAAAGGAATAGGAGTTCTCGAAGTACGGATTGGTAAACGAACCTTCGGTCTGGGTAATAAGGTGGTTCACGTCGCTCTCTATGACCTGGCCGATATTAACCTTAACGGCCTCGATGCCTCTGGCAACGAGCGGTAGCTTCTGCTCGCCGCTAAGGCTAAGGAGCGCGCCGCCCTGCATGATATCGAGTTCCTGCGGGAAATGCGGCACGCGCACTATGCGCGCGAAGTCCTCGTAGAGCACGTAGCCGCCGTAGGATTTTAGCCCCTTGGCTATCTTTATATAGAGGTATTTGCCAACCGGCACATCCACCTTAAAGCTGTGCATGCCGGAGTATTCCAACTCGGTCGGTATGGCATCGAGCTTCACCGGGGTCGAAAGCGCGAGTATTTCTGGCCCTACCTCTGCCGCATCGGACCAGTAGTGGTTCTTCCTTCCGGAATTGGCAACACCGGGCACGGGAGGCCTGTCGTCTGGAAGAAGATACGCGGTCAGGCTCTTTTGCAGCTCTGTTTCGAGAACGCCGTTTGTAAAGTCCATCACCACGACGTGCTCTGGCTCGTACTTGTCATTTCTTACAATAGCCGTCTGTGCCCCGCCGACCTTGAAAAAGGTGTACATGCCCGGGATGTTCGCCCTGTTCTCGAGATCCTGATTGAAGGAAGGCCCGCCGGCCGCGGCCTTGGTGCCCGAATCTATCGATATGTTTAAATACCTGTCGAGCATCGGCATCTCTATCTTGCCGGTGACTATATAGGCCACGGTGTTATACGGGTTGTAGCTTACGGTAAACGGAACATCGTCTGCAGCCTTATATTCTTTTCCGGATTTGACTTCATAAAGAGTAAGCTCGATATTATCTTCAAAGGCCTTTTTATCGACTGGGTGCGTGAACTCAACAGTAGCTGTGACGAGCTTGTTTTTCGGGTCGACCGGGTCCTGGTAGAACTCGACATTTTCCCATGAGATAACGAACGGCGCGGAGCTAAAGCTGTACTTATACTTATCTAGCCCCACGTGCTCTGGAAACATCTTTTTATCGAGCTTGACTGTGTAGGAAGTGCCGACCCCCCAATCATCGGCAGGCCTGAACTCGAGGGCATCCTCCAAAGTCCATCTCCACTGGCCTTTTATATCCGGCTCTATCGTAATGCCGGAGGTAACGACCTTTCCGATGGCATCGAGCGGCGCAACCGAAGCCGAGAAATGAAGGACGAGCGAATCTACCCTCTTACTTCCGTCCTCGGGGTCAATGGTGGTAAGTTCCGGCGGCGTGCCAGTAAGGGTTGCAAATGTCGGCGGCTTTTTGGCTGTGCCGAATATCAGGCTTAATACAAGTATCAGAGCAACGGCAGCAAGCACGCCGGCAATCACCGTGTTACGCCGCCTGGGATTATTCGGGATGTCATTAAACCAGACAACAAACTGATTTAATTTCACCTTCCATGCCGCCTGCTTGACCGCGCCTCCCGAAGGTTCGCCGGCAGGTTCAGGGGAAATCTCCGAAACATCATCTTGCTGATTTTCATTCTGATTGTCGGTCACGTCAATCCCTCCTAAAGGATGGAATATTCGCAAAAAGCAGCGGGCAACCAGCTTATTATCCTTTACAAACGATAATTTGTCAATATCCCACAAAACAGCCCCATATGTTTTATTTTTATTGACGCGGCAGTATATTATATAATATAAATGTAAACAGAATTGCTTGTGTTTCACCGGGTCTCAAGACCCCCGCCGACTGGAAAAGCCTGCCAGAGGAGAGACCCGAATTACAAAATAAATATATCATGCGCGGAGGCTTATCAGAATGAGCAATACTCGTGACGACAAAAAGGCCGACTCAACAATGGTGGGCAGCGCCTCGCCCGACTCAACCATGGTAGGCGGCCAGGCTCCGGCAAGGGCAGGCTCATCTAGCCGCTACACGATAAAAAAGACCCTTGGCAAAGGCGCCATGGGAGTTGTATACCTGGCCCATGACCGGGTGCTCGAGCGTGACGTGGCCATAAAAGAGCTGCACTCGAACCTCGCGCAAAATTCAGACCTGATGGACCGCTTCAGGCTCGAGGCAAAGGTCCTTGCCAGGATGACGCACCCCGGCATCGTGCAGGTCTACGACTTTGTCGAGGACGGAGATAAGGTCTGGATAGTAATGGAGTTCGTAAAGGGCGAGGACCTTTCCGAGTACTTCAAAAGAAAATCCAGGCTCTCCATGGAAGAGACCGTAGCACTCGGCACACAGCTTGCCCAGGCGCTTTCCTACGCGCATTCTCTTGGGATAATACACAGGGATTTCAAGCCCGCAAACGTGCTCCTTACCGAAAGCGGAGTGCCAAAGATAATGGACTTTGGCCTTGCAAAGCTTATCGAAAGCGCGCACCATACGATGGCCGGAACGATACTTGGCACCCCGAGCTTCATGAGCCCGGAACAGGCCTCCGGGCAGCCTGCAGACGAAAAATCCGACATCTACGCCTTCGGCGTAGTTCTCTACCGCATGGTTACCGGAAAGCTGCCGTTCGAAGGAGAGCTTGCGAGCATTCTCGCGCAACATATAAACACCCCTCCAAAACCGCCAAAGGAACTTAACCCCGAGGTGCCTGACTCCATACAGGGGCTTATCCTAAACCTCATGGAAAAGAGCCCGGCCAAAAGAGCAAAGGACATGGCCACGGTCGTCGGGCTTCTAAAGGGGGACGCTACGGCGGCAAGGACTATTCTCCAAACGCCCGGCGCAGAGGTCTCTGACATCGAAACCTTCATGGCAAAGCGCCAGTCCATGGAAAAGATGTTCGAGGAAAAGTTCACCAAGCACGTCACGGTCATGTTCACGGACTTAAAGGGCTCGACTACCATAGCGGAGAAGGAAGGCGACCTATCTAGCCGCATCCTCATACAAAAGCATAACGAGATAGTGTTCCCTATAATAAAGGACAACCACGGCCACCTCGTAAAAACTATGGGCGACGGCACGCTCTCGTACTTCGAAAAAGCGCAGGACGCGGTGCGAGCCGGGGCTGCGATCCTAAAGGCCTGCGATAACTATAACGTAAAGGATAAACCAAAAGCCCCGATCATCATGCGCGTGGGCATGCACACCGGAAACTGCATAGTCGAACAAAACGACATCTTCGGCGACGTGGTGAACACGGCCTCCAGGTTCGAGAGCAACTCCGCCCCGATGGAGATATACATGTCCGAGGAGACATACAACTCCCTCGAGGACAAAGGCGAGATATACACGCGCTACATCAAGACCATCAATTTAAAGGGAAAGAGCGAGCCATTCAAGGTATACAAGGCCTTCTGGAACCCCGAGGAAATAGAGAAGGACATGGCGCCAAAGACCGACGCCGAAGTGCTTGCGAAAAAGCGCTTTCCTCCGGCAATAAAGGTTGCGCTCATAATACTCATACCTCTTCTGATACTGATATTCATAACGCAGTACGGCAAGATATTCAAAGGCTCATCGAGCGAAGAACGCCGCTCCATAGACCGCTCGGTAAGCTCTCCGGCAACGCCCGAGACCCCGGCAGCGCCAGCGAGATAAACATCCTTAAAATGAAAATGCTGGACACACACGTGTCCGGCATTTTTTCATCGCAAAATATTACCCTATCTTATTACAGCGTTCATCTTCCCGAAGTTGTACTTCAACGAAAGCCCTGCCTTCCATTCCGTATAGTCAGCGGCCTTACTTAGCTCGTAGCGCGCTCCGAGGATAAAGTTTCCGAGCACTAACGCCTCGATGCCTCCGTTTACGCCAAAACCGGTTGAAGAGCCGTTATCGCCCTCAAACGGCGGAACAATGCGCTCGGGCAGGGTTGCGTCGCTTAGCGGATACCGCTTGGCATCTTCTTCCGTGTAGCTCATCTTGCCAACTGAGAGCGCGAGGTCTGCCTTCACGTTCTTACAGGCCTTTGTCTCGAGACTTAAAAAACCGCCTACTATGAAGAACTTCTTCGGGCTGAAATACCCGCCGTGCCCGTATGTGAATGCGCTCGAGTTGTTCTTAAAGCCGCTGGCCGTAGAGAAAAGCCCGAGAGAGGCCCCGCCCCACGACTCCTCGATACTTTTACCAAGCGTGAGCCCTGCCGAAGCCGAACTGTTATCTATCGTATTTACGCCCCTGTATGCGTGGTAATCGCCGTTTACATGCACCCAGTAGCTCGTCTTGGGTATTACGAACGTCCTCTCTGCGGTTATGCCCGTCTTTACGACCCTGCCCCAGTATTCTTCTGTCTGGAAATACGGTTCGTTAATACCTGTAAAGGACAGAAGCGATTCCTCTACAGATTCTGCATGCGCCTCCACCTTCCAGAACCCTGTCTCGGCCTTCAAAAACCACGTTGGCGCAGGAGAGAGCTCGGCACCGAACGGTGTGGTGCCAACCCCGGCGGAATAAGAAACATTTCCCTCATGTTTGAAGCTCAGCTCCGGATAGTACCCTTTCACGCTCGTCTCAAAGGGTCTCTTGAAAGGAGCCGCACTGTATACAAACCTGCCGAGGAACGTAAACGGCTTTGCATCGCCTGAATCGAGGTCAACGAACGTAACGCCAAACTTCAAAAGATTTCCCGTCCTAAACGGATAGGCAAATGCCAGAGAAGTCCTCTGGTCCGTGAGTTTCGACGTTCCCTCATCGCCTTCCTTATTTCTTAGCGAACCGCCGAGCTCGATCCACGGCTTGTCGGCGTTATTATAACATGCGGTCGGCGACGGCTTTGTCTGCGCCGAGGTTATCGGAAAATCAAGGGCGTAGAACGACTCCGCCCCTCCTGCCGAGGCCTCTTTCAAAAGTTCTTCGCCAACGCCGTTCTTTTTCCCGAGCGCTTCCTTTTTCCTACCGTCTATTACGAGTATTATATCGGCCAGGCGTTTTGCCTTTGTCCTCTCGTAGAGCGCCTGGAAGTGCACCAGCGATTCATCGAGCTTGTCCTGGTTGTACTGGCTCCATCCGAGAAGCTCCCTTGCGCCGTCGTCTGCGCCGCCTGAATCGTAGAGCCTTTGCAGGTATGACTCCGCGGCCTTATAATCCTTCTTGTCGTAGGCGGCCTTGCCCTTTGTAAAAAGTATGGAATGCTTTATGTTCTTAAAGTCGGGTTTTCTGTTCTCGAACTTCTCGGCTATCTCTAAAGCCTCATCGAGCTTGCCAAGCTTCTCTGCCGAGTACGCAAGGCCGAGCGCGTATTCAGTGTTCGCTGGCTTTTTCCCATTTAGGTCCTTAAAGCCCTTGTACGCCTCGCTATAATCGCCTGAATTGTATTTCTTCCACGAATAGCTCGCCAAAGACGATTCCTCGTCCGCAAAAGCGGCTCCGGCAAAGAACACTGCGCAAAGCGCTATCCCGAATATGGCAAAAAGTTTATTTTTCATTTTTTTCGAATGCCTCGGCAAGAAGATGCAGGCTAAGGGAATAATAATCGTCCTTTTCCGCCTCCAGCTTCTTATCCGCCTCCTTCTTTAGTTTAAGATACAACGTGCCGTCGCCCTTTTTAAGAGCCGCAAGGGCGTATACGGCATAATACCCGCCCGGGGCCGGTGTGAGCGATAAAAAATCGTTCTTCAAATCCACGGACAAAGGGATATACCCGTTATTGGAATAGAATCTTAGCATCTTATCCGCGCCCTCTGGCATTGCCGAAACGTCGGCAGCTGCAGCGTAAAGGATGACCCTCACTGCGTCCGCGCCGAAAAATACGCTTCTATCGAAGGCCGCGCCCATGCTGCCGTTCTTTGTCTCCACCCAATCCGCGGGCAGGCACATGGAGCCAAAACATATCTCGCGCATGATGACGCGCGAGTCCTTAAAAACCTTTTCCCAGAACTTTTTATTGTCTACCTTCGAAAACGCCCTGTACGCCGGCAAAATGGCATACGAGGGATTTAGCATCACGGAACCGTCCTTCACGAATCCGAAAACGCTTGGCAGAAGGAA belongs to Deltaproteobacteria bacterium and includes:
- a CDS encoding glycosyl hydrolase family 8 yields the protein MRAARALSIAAAACAALLIAAVPNASAKESRWERYKNGFITVDGRTIDYGQGHISHSEGQGYAMFLAVANNDKKTFETLWKWTQDNLMVREDNLFAWEWGRREDGTWSVIDKNNATDGDIMIAYALIRASAKWKTPEYLDSAKKIIADIRKLLVYERHGRTFLLPSVFGFVKDGSVMLNPSYAILPAYRAFSKVDNKKFWEKVFKDSRVIMREICFGSMCLPADWVETKNGSMGAAFDRSVFFGADAVRVILYAAAADVSAMPEGADKMLRFYSNNGYIPLSVDLKNDFLSLTPAPGGYYAVYALAALKKGDGTLYLKLKKEADKKLEAEKDDYYSLSLHLLAEAFEKNEK
- a CDS encoding cellulose synthase subunit BcsC-related outer membrane protein, which translates into the protein MKNKLFAIFGIALCAVFFAGAAFADEESSLASYSWKKYNSGDYSEAYKGFKDLNGKKPANTEYALGLAYSAEKLGKLDEALEIAEKFENRKPDFKNIKHSILFTKGKAAYDKKDYKAAESYLQRLYDSGGADDGARELLGWSQYNQDKLDESLVHFQALYERTKAKRLADIILVIDGRKKEALGKKNGVGEELLKEASAGGAESFYALDFPITSAQTKPSPTACYNNADKPWIELGGSLRNKEGDEGTSKLTDQRTSLAFAYPFRTGNLLKFGVTFVDLDSGDAKPFTFLGRFVYSAAPFKRPFETSVKGYYPELSFKHEGNVSYSAGVGTTPFGAELSPAPTWFLKAETGFWKVEAHAESVEESLLSFTGINEPYFQTEEYWGRVVKTGITAERTFVIPKTSYWVHVNGDYHAYRGVNTIDNSSASAGLTLGKSIEESWGGASLGLFSTASGFKNNSSAFTYGHGGYFSPKKFFIVGGFLSLETKACKNVKADLALSVGKMSYTEEDAKRYPLSDATLPERIVPPFEGDNGSSTGFGVNGGIEALVLGNFILGARYELSKAADYTEWKAGLSLKYNFGKMNAVIR